In Carassius gibelio isolate Cgi1373 ecotype wild population from Czech Republic chromosome B17, carGib1.2-hapl.c, whole genome shotgun sequence, a single window of DNA contains:
- the LOC127975821 gene encoding jun dimerization protein 2-like isoform X2 yields the protein MMPGQIPDPSVTAGSLPSLGPLAGLSASTLTEHLKYADLCNLGAMLSPFHLLGKLGKRTLPIKAEKDEEDERRKRRREKNKVAAARCRNKKKERTEYLQRESERLEMMNSELKSQIEELKHERQQLILMLNRHRPTCIVSTDSIKTPEKESNPLLEQVEPK from the exons ATGATGCCGGGACAGATCCCGGACCCCTCGGTGACGGCCGGCTCACTGCCCAGTCTGGGTCCTCTAGCAGGCCTTTCTGCCTCCACACTGACTGAACACCTGAAGTACGCCGACCTCTGTAACCTCGGGGCCATGCTGTCCCCTTTCCATCTCCTGGGGAAGCTGGGCAAGCGGACGCTCCCTATCAAAGCCGAG AAAGATGAAGAGGATGAGCGGAggaaaagaaggagagagaaaaacaaagtgGCAGCAGCAAGATGtcgaaacaaaaagaaagaaagaacagagtATCTACAGCGG GAATCTGAGCGTCTGGAGATGATGAACTCGGAGCTGAAGTCACAGATCGAGGAGCTAAAGCACGAACGACAGCAGCTCATACTGATGCTCAATCGCCACCGGCCCACCTGCATCGTGAGCACAGACAGCATCAAGACGCCTGAGAAAGAGAGCAACCCTCTCCTGGAGCAGGTGGAGCCCAAATGA
- the LOC127975821 gene encoding jun dimerization protein 2-like isoform X1, translating to MQRFPLFKIYSRPSAEVTKGLHSLTSRPKSAVVSGVCDMMPGQIPDPSVTAGSLPSLGPLAGLSASTLTEHLKYADLCNLGAMLSPFHLLGKLGKRTLPIKAEKDEEDERRKRRREKNKVAAARCRNKKKERTEYLQRESERLEMMNSELKSQIEELKHERQQLILMLNRHRPTCIVSTDSIKTPEKESNPLLEQVEPK from the exons ATGCAACGATTCCCGCTCTTCAAGATCTACTCGCGACCTTCGGCTGAAGTCACAAAGGGACTCCACTCGCTCACCTCGAGACCAAAGTCAG CTGTGGTCTCGGGTGTTTGTGACATGATGCCGGGACAGATCCCGGACCCCTCGGTGACGGCCGGCTCACTGCCCAGTCTGGGTCCTCTAGCAGGCCTTTCTGCCTCCACACTGACTGAACACCTGAAGTACGCCGACCTCTGTAACCTCGGGGCCATGCTGTCCCCTTTCCATCTCCTGGGGAAGCTGGGCAAGCGGACGCTCCCTATCAAAGCCGAG AAAGATGAAGAGGATGAGCGGAggaaaagaaggagagagaaaaacaaagtgGCAGCAGCAAGATGtcgaaacaaaaagaaagaaagaacagagtATCTACAGCGG GAATCTGAGCGTCTGGAGATGATGAACTCGGAGCTGAAGTCACAGATCGAGGAGCTAAAGCACGAACGACAGCAGCTCATACTGATGCTCAATCGCCACCGGCCCACCTGCATCGTGAGCACAGACAGCATCAAGACGCCTGAGAAAGAGAGCAACCCTCTCCTGGAGCAGGTGGAGCCCAAATGA